The following proteins come from a genomic window of Halomarina ordinaria:
- a CDS encoding aminopeptidase translates to MDERIREHARVLVEWSARVERGDDVVVSVGPEAHELAAAVYERLGEAGANVVTTYDSGELTRAYLRAHGDEFETPDHELALYEHADVVLSLGGGRNTSATADVPGEARQAYATASTPVREARMDTRWVSTQHPTRSLAQQAGMAYGEYCDFAYAAILRDWAALADEMARMKELLDDGSEVRLVKEDTDLTMSVEGRTAVNSAASVDYDSHNLPSGEVFTAPYATEGKVFFDVPMTLHGKRVQDVHLTFEDGEVVDYAAESNEAVLSDILSTDEGARRLGELGIGMNRGIDRFTDNILFDEKMGDTVHLALGRAYDSTLPEGETGNESAVHVDMITDVSEDSRLEVDGEVVQRNGRFRWEDGFEA, encoded by the coding sequence ATGGACGAACGCATCCGCGAGCACGCCCGCGTGCTCGTCGAGTGGAGCGCCCGCGTCGAGCGCGGCGACGACGTCGTCGTCTCGGTCGGCCCGGAGGCTCACGAACTGGCCGCCGCGGTGTACGAACGACTGGGCGAGGCCGGCGCGAACGTCGTGACGACCTACGACTCCGGCGAACTCACGCGCGCGTACCTCCGCGCGCACGGCGACGAATTCGAGACCCCCGACCACGAACTCGCGCTGTACGAACACGCCGACGTCGTCCTCTCGCTGGGCGGTGGACGCAACACCAGTGCGACCGCCGACGTCCCGGGCGAGGCACGCCAGGCGTACGCGACGGCGAGCACCCCCGTCCGCGAGGCACGCATGGACACGCGCTGGGTGTCGACGCAACACCCGACGCGCTCGCTCGCTCAGCAGGCCGGCATGGCCTACGGGGAGTACTGCGACTTCGCCTACGCCGCCATCCTCCGCGACTGGGCGGCGCTGGCCGACGAGATGGCCCGGATGAAGGAGCTCCTCGACGACGGGAGCGAGGTAAGGCTCGTGAAAGAGGACACCGACCTCACGATGTCCGTCGAGGGTCGCACGGCGGTCAACAGCGCCGCCAGCGTCGACTACGACAGCCACAACCTCCCCTCCGGCGAGGTGTTCACCGCACCCTACGCCACCGAGGGCAAGGTGTTCTTCGACGTCCCGATGACGCTCCACGGCAAGCGCGTCCAGGACGTCCACCTCACCTTCGAGGACGGCGAGGTCGTCGACTACGCGGCCGAGTCCAACGAGGCGGTCCTCTCCGACATCCTGTCGACCGACGAGGGGGCGCGACGGCTCGGCGAACTGGGCATCGGGATGAACCGCGGTATCGACCGCTTCACCGACAACATCCTCTTCGACGAGAAGATGGGCGACACCGTCCACCTGGCGCTCGGGCGGGCCTACGACTCGACGCTTCCCGAGGGGGAGACGGGCAACGAGTCGGCCGTCCACGTCGACATGATAACCGACGTGAGCGAGGACTCGCGCCTCGAGGTCGACGGCGAGGTCGTCCAGCGGAACGGCCGCTTCCGGTGGGAGGACGGGTTCGAGGCGTAG
- a CDS encoding DUF5781 family protein yields MDVRVLGRGPAEPFLGAQDLFETEYDLSMPVRVRIRRDPDERTWTGHYPDHHVLNISAQAATSAMARELALHEYAHMRRNEEAHPSHTQSTAEALYLALAGRRVERRKLTHCYQIANHMKDIYADDITLSVAPADKLVAFLEASLATALADRPHDPPRWQRLTPAADPDITAVNAAFALALCERHDLLTPDHRLYDLAHAAADDAPGVSIERFKHRFKTLVDDPDESEYRKALVDVTHQYAVETGQAAD; encoded by the coding sequence ATGGACGTTCGAGTACTGGGTCGCGGCCCGGCGGAACCGTTTCTCGGCGCACAGGACCTCTTCGAGACGGAGTACGACCTCTCGATGCCGGTGCGCGTCCGTATCCGACGGGACCCCGACGAACGGACGTGGACGGGTCACTACCCCGACCACCACGTCCTCAACATCTCCGCGCAGGCCGCCACCAGCGCGATGGCTCGCGAACTCGCCCTCCACGAGTACGCCCACATGCGGCGCAACGAGGAGGCCCACCCCTCACACACGCAGTCGACCGCCGAGGCGCTCTACCTCGCGCTCGCCGGCCGGCGCGTCGAGCGCCGCAAACTGACGCACTGCTACCAGATCGCGAACCACATGAAGGACATCTACGCCGACGACATCACCCTCTCGGTGGCGCCGGCGGACAAACTCGTGGCCTTCCTGGAGGCGAGTCTCGCCACCGCGCTGGCCGACCGCCCGCACGACCCGCCGCGCTGGCAGCGCCTCACCCCCGCCGCCGACCCCGACATCACGGCGGTGAACGCCGCGTTCGCCCTCGCGCTCTGTGAGCGCCACGACCTGCTCACCCCGGACCACCGCCTCTACGACCTCGCCCACGCCGCGGCCGACGACGCACCGGGCGTCTCCATCGAACGGTTCAAACACCGCTTCAAGACGCTCGTCGACGACCCCGACGAGAGCGAGTACCGCAAGGCGCTCGTCGACGTCACCCACCAGTACGCCGTCGAGACGGGACAGGCGGCGGACTGA
- a CDS encoding J domain-containing protein: protein MLVWVAVTLAAVFGALGAVACLVGLTGTPLGYPAALALGATSYRCWRYADARVVEDVYGDIGVDPDPADDGGRTPGDDWHREGWDHRGEWATEGEWTGDDWTWADGEWAHGEWADREGRRDGAWTEDERVGPGRRVDPDRGAVALDRETAEAYRVLGVPPEADAETVRRAYRERVKETHPDAGGSPEAFRRVRWAYERVRERKSDRTARREPEARRE from the coding sequence GTGCTCGTCTGGGTCGCGGTGACGCTCGCGGCGGTGTTCGGTGCGCTCGGAGCCGTCGCCTGTCTGGTCGGACTGACCGGCACGCCCCTCGGTTACCCGGCGGCGCTCGCCCTCGGGGCGACGAGCTATCGCTGTTGGCGCTACGCCGACGCGCGCGTCGTCGAGGACGTCTACGGCGACATCGGCGTCGACCCGGACCCCGCGGACGACGGGGGGCGAACGCCGGGCGACGACTGGCACCGCGAGGGGTGGGACCACCGCGGCGAGTGGGCGACAGAGGGCGAGTGGACCGGCGACGACTGGACGTGGGCGGACGGGGAGTGGGCCCACGGCGAGTGGGCGGACCGGGAGGGGAGACGGGACGGCGCGTGGACGGAGGACGAGCGAGTCGGGCCGGGGCGACGGGTCGACCCCGACCGGGGGGCGGTAGCGCTCGACCGGGAGACCGCCGAGGCGTACCGCGTCCTCGGCGTCCCGCCGGAGGCGGACGCCGAGACGGTGCGCCGGGCCTACCGCGAGCGGGTGAAGGAGACGCACCCGGACGCCGGCGGGAGTCCCGAGGCGTTCAGGCGCGTCCGGTGGGCCTACGAGCGAGTCCGAGAGAGGAAGTCGGACCGAACGGCGAGGAGGGAGCCGGAAGCGCGACGCGAGTGA
- a CDS encoding NusA-like transcription termination signal-binding factor → MRVTLSDRARRFIALFEDVTDVAARDCIVDDDEDRVVYLVPPGEMGKAIGPDGYHVERVEERLGRRVELVEDADTPEAFVANALAPAAVYNVTVSRNRDVVAYAEVAHEDRGVAIGTGGRNIERARTLARRHYDIDDVELT, encoded by the coding sequence ATGCGCGTCACCCTCTCGGACCGGGCGCGGCGGTTCATCGCGCTGTTCGAGGACGTCACCGACGTCGCCGCGCGCGACTGCATCGTCGACGACGACGAGGACCGGGTCGTCTACCTCGTCCCGCCCGGCGAGATGGGCAAGGCCATCGGGCCGGACGGCTACCACGTCGAGCGGGTCGAGGAGCGCCTCGGCCGGCGCGTCGAACTGGTCGAGGACGCGGACACGCCGGAGGCGTTCGTCGCCAACGCGCTCGCGCCCGCGGCGGTGTACAACGTCACCGTCAGCCGGAACCGCGACGTCGTCGCGTACGCGGAGGTCGCGCACGAGGACCGGGGGGTCGCCATCGGGACGGGCGGGCGGAACATCGAGCGGGCGCGGACGCTCGCGCGACGCCACTACGACATCGACGACGTCGAGTTGACCTGA
- the rpoA2 gene encoding DNA-directed RNA polymerase subunit A'' produces the protein MATVDNETKAVVEGTDLPRRLKDEVYRVVDEKGVSDTETVEEIAARVERRYLDTRVDPLDPVGTVSAQSIGEPGTQMTMNTFHYAGVAEIDVTQGLPRLIELVDARKTPNTPMMTVYLEDEFAVDRERAHEVVWKVEATRILALGDVSTNVADMLVRIDLNEETLDERWPTVEATEDITAEVAATIESELGVETARPEPTVVEFGPEEPSYRGLLQLVEELRDIVFKGIDEVSRVVIRKEATDEGGEEFVLYTEGSAFGKTLEIEGVDASRTTCNNIHEVHRQLGIEAAREAIIEETMNTLEEQGLGDVNIRHLMLVADIMTNRGEIESIGRHGISGNKDSVLARAAFEVTVNHLLDAAIHGEIDDLDGVTENVIVGKPIRLGTGDVNLRMGTVDRDAVDADAD, from the coding sequence ATGGCGACAGTGGACAACGAGACGAAGGCGGTCGTCGAGGGGACGGACCTCCCCCGACGGCTCAAGGACGAGGTGTATCGCGTCGTCGACGAGAAGGGCGTCTCCGACACGGAGACCGTCGAGGAGATAGCCGCGCGCGTCGAGCGCCGGTATCTCGACACCCGCGTCGACCCGCTCGACCCCGTGGGGACCGTGAGCGCGCAGTCCATCGGGGAGCCGGGGACGCAGATGACGATGAACACGTTCCACTACGCGGGCGTCGCCGAGATCGACGTCACGCAGGGGCTCCCCCGGCTCATCGAGCTGGTGGACGCCCGCAAGACGCCGAACACCCCGATGATGACGGTCTACCTCGAGGACGAGTTCGCGGTCGACCGCGAGCGCGCCCACGAGGTCGTCTGGAAGGTGGAGGCGACGCGCATCCTCGCGCTCGGTGACGTCTCGACGAACGTCGCGGACATGCTCGTGCGCATCGACCTCAACGAGGAGACGCTCGACGAGCGCTGGCCGACCGTCGAGGCGACGGAGGACATCACCGCGGAGGTCGCCGCGACCATCGAGAGCGAACTCGGCGTCGAGACCGCCCGGCCGGAGCCGACGGTCGTCGAGTTCGGCCCCGAGGAGCCGAGCTACCGCGGCCTCCTCCAGCTGGTCGAGGAACTGCGCGACATCGTGTTCAAGGGCATCGACGAGGTGTCGCGCGTCGTCATCCGCAAGGAGGCGACCGACGAGGGGGGCGAGGAGTTCGTGCTCTACACCGAGGGGTCGGCCTTCGGCAAGACCCTCGAGATAGAGGGCGTCGACGCCTCGCGGACGACGTGTAACAACATCCACGAGGTCCACCGCCAGCTGGGCATCGAGGCGGCCCGCGAGGCCATCATCGAGGAGACGATGAACACGCTCGAAGAGCAGGGGCTGGGCGACGTGAACATCCGCCACCTGATGCTCGTCGCGGACATCATGACCAACCGCGGGGAGATCGAGTCCATCGGCCGCCACGGCATCTCCGGCAACAAGGACTCGGTGCTCGCCCGTGCGGCGTTCGAGGTGACGGTCAACCACCTCCTCGACGCCGCCATCCACGGCGAGATAGACGACCTCGACGGCGTGACGGAGAACGTCATCGTCGGCAAGCCAATCCGCCTGGGGACGGGCGACGTGAACCTGCGGATGGGGACCGTCGACCGCGACGCCGTCGACGCCGACGCGGACTGA
- a CDS encoding elongation factor EF-2 codes for MGRRKKIVQECEKLMDKPENIRNIAIAAHVDHGKTTLSDNLLAGAGMISNETAGQQLAMDTEDDEQERGITIDAANVSMTHEYEGNNHLINLIDTPGHVDFGGDVTRAMRAVDGALVVVDAVEGAMPQTETVLRQALREGVKPALFINKVDRLISELQEGPQEMQERLLSVIRDVNELIRGMTDDMDDINDDWRVSVEDGTVAFGSALYKWGVSMPSMQATGMDFGDIIDMERNDQRQELHEATPLSNVVLDMVCEHFPDPIDAQPRRIPRIWRGDAESDLSEQMRLVDDDGEVVLMVTDISMDPHAGEIATGRVFSGTIEKGQELYVSGTAGTNRVQSVGIFMGGEREEVGRVPAGNIAAVTGLRDAIAGSTVSSIEMTPFESIEHISEPVITKSVEAKSMDDLPKLIETLRQVSKEDPTIRIEINEDTGEHLISGQGELHLEVITQRIESNQGIPVITGEPIVVFREQPTRAGDVVEGISPNRHNRFYISVEPLSEELVDTLKLGEATMDMPELERREALQDAGMDKDSSQNVEHIYGTNIVIDDTKGIQHLNETMELFIEGLEEALDDGPLAAEPVQGALVRLHDAKLHEDAIHRGPAQVIPATREAVHRGLIDAEVRLLEPIQNVRIDVPNEHMGAASGEIQGRRGRVDDMFQEGDLMVVEGVAPVSEMLGFSSDIRSATEGRASWNTENAGFQVMADNLQPETIMEIRERKGMKTELPPAIDYL; via the coding sequence ATGGGCCGACGTAAGAAAATCGTACAGGAATGTGAGAAGCTGATGGACAAGCCGGAGAACATCCGGAACATCGCCATCGCGGCTCACGTCGACCACGGGAAGACGACGCTCTCGGACAACCTCCTCGCGGGTGCGGGCATGATCTCTAACGAGACGGCCGGCCAGCAGCTCGCCATGGACACGGAGGACGACGAGCAGGAACGCGGGATCACCATCGACGCGGCGAACGTCTCGATGACCCACGAGTACGAGGGGAACAACCACCTCATCAACCTCATCGACACGCCGGGCCACGTCGACTTCGGTGGCGACGTGACCCGCGCGATGCGCGCCGTCGACGGTGCGCTCGTCGTGGTGGACGCCGTCGAGGGCGCGATGCCCCAGACGGAGACGGTGCTGCGCCAGGCGCTCCGCGAGGGCGTCAAGCCCGCGCTGTTCATCAACAAGGTCGACCGCCTCATCTCCGAACTGCAGGAGGGACCCCAGGAGATGCAAGAGCGCCTCCTGAGCGTCATCCGTGACGTCAACGAACTCATCCGCGGGATGACCGACGACATGGACGACATCAACGACGACTGGCGTGTCTCCGTCGAGGACGGGACCGTCGCGTTCGGGTCGGCCCTCTACAAGTGGGGCGTCTCCATGCCCTCGATGCAGGCGACCGGTATGGACTTCGGCGACATCATCGACATGGAGCGCAACGACCAGCGCCAGGAGCTCCACGAGGCGACGCCCCTCTCGAACGTCGTCCTCGACATGGTCTGTGAGCACTTCCCGGACCCCATCGACGCCCAGCCCCGTCGTATCCCGCGCATCTGGCGCGGCGACGCCGAGTCGGACCTCTCCGAGCAGATGCGTCTGGTCGACGACGACGGCGAGGTCGTCCTGATGGTCACCGACATCTCGATGGACCCCCACGCCGGTGAAATCGCCACGGGACGCGTCTTCTCCGGCACCATCGAGAAGGGTCAGGAGCTCTACGTCTCCGGTACCGCCGGCACGAACCGCGTCCAGTCCGTCGGCATCTTCATGGGCGGCGAGCGCGAGGAGGTCGGCCGCGTCCCCGCGGGGAACATCGCCGCCGTCACCGGCCTGCGCGACGCCATCGCCGGTTCGACCGTCTCCTCCATCGAGATGACCCCGTTCGAGTCCATCGAGCACATCTCCGAGCCGGTCATCACCAAGAGCGTGGAGGCCAAGAGCATGGACGACCTCCCGAAGCTCATCGAGACGCTCCGACAGGTCTCGAAGGAGGACCCCACCATCCGCATCGAGATCAACGAGGACACCGGCGAGCACCTCATCAGCGGACAGGGCGAACTCCACCTCGAGGTCATCACCCAGCGTATCGAGAGCAACCAGGGCATCCCCGTCATCACTGGCGAGCCCATCGTCGTCTTCCGCGAGCAGCCGACGCGCGCCGGCGACGTCGTCGAGGGCATCTCGCCGAACCGTCACAACCGGTTCTACATCAGCGTCGAACCGCTCAGCGAGGAACTCGTCGACACGCTCAAGCTCGGCGAGGCGACGATGGACATGCCGGAACTGGAACGCCGCGAGGCGCTCCAGGACGCCGGGATGGACAAGGACTCCTCTCAGAACGTCGAGCACATCTACGGGACGAACATCGTCATCGACGACACGAAGGGTATCCAGCACCTCAACGAGACGATGGAGCTGTTCATCGAGGGCCTCGAGGAGGCCCTCGACGACGGCCCACTCGCTGCGGAGCCGGTCCAGGGGGCGCTCGTCCGACTGCACGACGCGAAGCTCCACGAGGACGCCATCCACCGCGGTCCCGCGCAGGTCATCCCGGCGACCCGCGAGGCCGTCCACCGCGGCCTCATCGACGCCGAGGTCCGTCTGCTCGAACCCATCCAGAACGTGCGCATCGACGTGCCCAACGAGCACATGGGTGCGGCCTCGGGTGAGATTCAGGGTCGACGCGGCCGCGTCGACGACATGTTCCAGGAGGGCGACCTGATGGTCGTCGAGGGCGTCGCGCCCGTCTCCGAGATGCTCGGCTTCTCCAGCGACATCCGCAGCGCCACCGAGGGCCGCGCGTCGTGGAACACGGAGAACGCCGGCTTCCAGGTCATGGCCGACAACCTCCAGCCCGAGACCATCATGGAGATTCGCGAGCGCAAGGGGATGAAGACGGAACTGCCGCCGGCCATCGACTACCTCTAG
- a CDS encoding 30S ribosomal protein S12 produces MANGKYAARKLKKDRQNHRWSDSEYARRARGLGKKSDPLEGAPQGRGIVLEKVGIEAKQPNSAIRKCVRVQLIKNGKQVTAFCPGDGAISFIDEHDEVTIAGIGGAKGRAMGDLSGVNYKVEKVNGVSMIELVRGNAEKPVR; encoded by the coding sequence ATGGCGAACGGCAAGTACGCCGCGCGGAAGCTCAAGAAGGACCGCCAGAACCACCGGTGGTCCGACTCTGAGTACGCGCGACGCGCCCGCGGGCTCGGCAAGAAGTCCGACCCGCTCGAGGGCGCTCCGCAGGGTCGAGGTATCGTCCTGGAGAAGGTGGGCATCGAGGCGAAGCAGCCCAACTCCGCCATCCGGAAGTGTGTCCGCGTCCAGCTCATCAAGAACGGGAAGCAGGTCACCGCGTTCTGCCCCGGCGACGGCGCCATCTCGTTCATCGACGAGCACGACGAGGTCACCATCGCCGGTATCGGCGGGGCGAAGGGTCGCGCGATGGGCGACCTCTCCGGCGTGAACTACAAAGTCGAGAAGGTAAACGGCGTCTCGATGATCGAACTGGTGCGCGGCAACGCCGAGAAACCGGTGCGCTGA
- a CDS encoding 30S ribosomal protein S7 yields MSESEAPEPEEPEGTEDEEESVDALLFTKWDVSDVTYADPSMERYITVTPIAHTMGRHAGKQFKKSEISIVERLTNRLMQTEENTGKKQKTLKIVREAFDIVHDRTEENPVQVLVSAIENAGPREETVRLKYGGISVPKAVDVAPQRRVDQSLKFIAEGTHSASFKTSTSAAEALAQQLIGAADYDVQTYAINQKEEKERVAAAAR; encoded by the coding sequence ATGAGCGAGAGCGAAGCCCCCGAACCCGAGGAACCGGAGGGGACGGAGGACGAAGAGGAGAGCGTCGACGCCCTGCTGTTCACGAAGTGGGACGTCTCCGACGTCACCTACGCGGACCCCTCGATGGAGCGCTACATCACCGTCACGCCCATCGCCCACACGATGGGTCGGCACGCCGGCAAGCAGTTCAAGAAGTCCGAGATCAGCATCGTCGAGCGGCTCACCAACCGCCTGATGCAGACCGAGGAGAACACCGGCAAGAAGCAGAAGACGCTGAAGATCGTCCGCGAGGCGTTCGACATCGTCCACGACCGCACGGAGGAGAACCCCGTGCAGGTGCTCGTCTCGGCCATCGAGAACGCCGGCCCGCGCGAGGAGACCGTCCGCCTCAAGTACGGTGGCATCTCGGTCCCGAAGGCGGTCGACGTCGCCCCGCAGCGCCGGGTCGACCAGTCGCTGAAGTTCATCGCCGAGGGCACCCACAGCGCGTCGTTCAAGACGTCGACCTCCGCCGCGGAGGCGCTGGCCCAGCAGCTCATCGGCGCCGCCGACTACGACGTCCAGACGTACGCCATCAACCAGAAAGAGGAGAAAGAGCGCGTCGCGGCCGCGGCCCGGTAA
- a CDS encoding DNA-directed RNA polymerase subunit A', with product MSVNQSPKEIGSISFGLMNPEEYRDMSATKVITADTYDDDGFPIDMGLMDPRLGVIDPGLECKTCGKHSGSCNGHFGHIELAAPVIHVGFSKLIRRLLRGTCRDCSRLCLTEEERDEFRDRLERDRQLGNDLNNVTKAAIRQARKKSRCPHCGGKQYDINHEKPTTYYEVQDVLSADYAERIAAAMEGRALEEEDPEDVDREPMSPVDLAEKTDIDSSRINEIISGEFRPRPADRESIEKALGIDLTEEDMNKLMPSDVRDWFEDIPDEDLRVLGIDEERSRPEWMILTVLPVPPVTARPSITLDNGQRSEDDLTHKLVDIIRINQRFMENREAGAPQLIIEDLWELLQYHVTTFMDNEISGTPPARHRSGRPLKTLSQRLKGKEGRFRGSLSGKRVNFSARTVISPDPTLSLNEVGVPDRVATEMTQTMNVTERNLEEARRYVRNGPESHPGANYVKRPDNRRLKVTEKNCEELSEKVEAGWEVNRHLVDGDIVIFNRQPSLHRMSIMAHEVVVMPYKTFRLNTVVCPPYNADFDGDEMNMHALQNEEARAEARVLMRVQEQILSPRFGGNIIGAIQDHISGTYLLTHENPRFNETQALDLLRATRVDELPEADGEDEAGVPYWTGRTIFTELLPDALNLEFTSSAGDPVVIEDGVLVEGTVDEDAVGAFGGEIVDTICKQYSTTRARMFINEVASLAMRAIMHFGFSVGIDDESVPTEAEEQITEAIDNAYDRVEELIRTYEAGDLESLPGRTVDETLEMKIMQTLGKARDSAGDIAEEYLEEDNPAVIMARSGARGSLLNLTQMAGCVGQQAVRGERINRGYEDRTLSHYQPNNLSADAHGFVESSYRSGLGPREFFFHAMGGREGLVDTAVRTSKSGYLQRRLINALSELETQYDGTVRDTSDTIVQFEFGEDGTSPVTVSSSADNDIDVDDIATRVLDAEFEDEGDAFLEDQDRQTNLSEQMDSMALGDD from the coding sequence ATGAGTGTAAACCAGTCACCCAAGGAGATCGGGTCCATCAGCTTCGGGCTGATGAACCCCGAGGAGTATCGAGACATGTCCGCGACGAAGGTCATCACCGCGGACACGTACGACGACGACGGGTTCCCCATCGACATGGGGCTGATGGACCCCCGACTGGGCGTCATCGACCCCGGGCTGGAGTGCAAGACCTGCGGGAAGCACTCCGGGTCGTGTAACGGGCACTTCGGGCACATCGAGCTGGCCGCGCCGGTCATCCACGTCGGGTTCTCGAAGCTCATCCGACGGCTGCTGCGCGGCACCTGTCGGGACTGCTCGCGCCTCTGTCTCACGGAGGAGGAGCGCGACGAGTTCCGCGACCGTCTGGAGCGCGACCGCCAGCTCGGTAACGACCTGAACAACGTGACGAAGGCGGCCATCCGTCAGGCGCGCAAGAAGTCGCGCTGTCCGCACTGCGGCGGCAAGCAGTACGACATCAACCACGAGAAGCCGACGACCTACTACGAGGTCCAGGACGTCCTCTCGGCGGACTACGCCGAACGCATCGCCGCCGCGATGGAGGGGCGCGCCCTCGAGGAGGAGGACCCCGAGGACGTCGACCGCGAGCCGATGTCGCCCGTCGACCTCGCGGAGAAGACGGACATCGACAGCTCGCGCATCAACGAGATCATCTCCGGGGAGTTCCGCCCGCGCCCCGCCGACCGCGAGTCCATCGAGAAGGCCCTCGGCATCGACCTCACCGAGGAGGACATGAACAAGCTGATGCCGAGCGACGTCCGCGACTGGTTCGAGGACATCCCCGACGAGGACCTCCGCGTGCTCGGCATCGACGAGGAGCGCTCGCGCCCCGAGTGGATGATACTGACCGTGCTCCCGGTACCGCCAGTGACCGCGCGACCCTCCATCACGCTCGACAACGGGCAGCGCTCCGAGGACGACCTCACGCACAAGCTGGTCGACATCATCCGCATCAACCAGCGGTTCATGGAGAACCGCGAGGCGGGCGCGCCACAGCTCATCATCGAGGACCTGTGGGAGCTGCTCCAGTACCACGTGACGACGTTCATGGACAACGAGATCTCGGGCACGCCGCCGGCCCGCCATCGCTCCGGACGGCCGCTGAAGACGCTCAGCCAGCGCCTGAAGGGCAAGGAGGGGCGGTTCCGCGGCTCGCTCTCGGGCAAGCGCGTGAACTTCTCCGCTCGCACGGTGATATCGCCGGACCCGACGCTCTCGCTGAACGAGGTCGGCGTCCCCGACCGCGTGGCGACGGAGATGACCCAGACGATGAACGTCACCGAGCGCAACCTGGAGGAGGCGCGCCGGTACGTTCGCAACGGCCCGGAGAGCCACCCCGGGGCGAACTACGTCAAGCGCCCGGACAACCGACGGCTGAAGGTGACCGAGAAGAACTGCGAGGAGCTGAGCGAGAAGGTCGAGGCCGGCTGGGAGGTCAACCGCCACCTCGTCGACGGCGACATCGTCATCTTCAACCGACAGCCCTCGCTGCACCGCATGTCCATCATGGCCCACGAGGTCGTGGTGATGCCGTACAAGACCTTCCGGCTGAACACGGTCGTCTGCCCGCCGTACAACGCCGACTTCGACGGCGACGAGATGAACATGCACGCCCTCCAGAACGAGGAGGCGCGCGCCGAGGCGCGCGTGCTCATGCGCGTGCAGGAGCAGATTCTCTCGCCGCGCTTCGGCGGGAACATCATCGGCGCCATCCAGGACCACATCAGCGGGACGTACCTGCTGACCCACGAGAACCCGCGGTTCAACGAGACGCAGGCGCTCGACCTGCTCCGGGCGACCCGCGTCGACGAACTGCCCGAGGCGGACGGCGAGGACGAGGCGGGCGTCCCCTACTGGACCGGCCGCACCATCTTCACCGAACTGCTGCCCGACGCGCTGAACCTGGAGTTCACCTCCTCGGCGGGCGACCCCGTCGTCATCGAGGACGGCGTGCTGGTCGAGGGGACGGTCGACGAGGACGCGGTCGGCGCGTTCGGCGGCGAGATCGTCGACACCATCTGCAAGCAGTACTCGACGACGCGTGCCCGGATGTTCATCAACGAGGTGGCGTCGCTGGCGATGCGCGCCATCATGCACTTCGGGTTCTCGGTCGGCATCGACGACGAGTCGGTGCCCACGGAGGCCGAAGAGCAGATCACGGAGGCCATCGACAACGCCTACGACCGCGTCGAGGAGCTCATCCGGACGTACGAGGCGGGCGACCTGGAGAGCCTGCCCGGTCGGACGGTCGACGAGACCCTCGAGATGAAGATCATGCAGACCCTCGGGAAGGCCCGCGACAGCGCGGGTGACATCGCCGAGGAGTACCTGGAGGAGGACAACCCGGCGGTCATCATGGCCCGCTCGGGGGCCCGCGGCTCGCTGCTCAACCTGACCCAGATGGCCGGCTGTGTCGGCCAGCAGGCGGTTCGGGGCGAGCGCATCAACCGCGGCTACGAGGACCGCACCCTCAGCCACTACCAGCCCAACAACCTGTCGGCGGACGCCCACGGCTTCGTGGAGTCGTCGTACCGGTCCGGCCTCGGCCCGCGGGAGTTCTTCTTCCACGCGATGGGCGGCCGCGAGGGGCTGGTCGACACGGCGGTGCGCACCTCGAAGTCCGGCTACCTCCAGCGACGGCTCATCAACGCGCTGTCCGAACTGGAGACGCAGTACGACGGGACGGTGCGCGACACGAGCGACACCATCGTCCAGTTCGAGTTCGGCGAGGACGGCACCAGTCCGGTGACCGTCTCCTCGTCGGCCGACAACGACATCGACGTGGACGACATCGCGACCCGCGTGCTCGACGCCGAGTTCGAGGACGAGGGCGACGCGTTCCTCGAGGACCAGGACCGACAGACGAACCTCTCCGAACAGATGGACAGCATGGCGCTGGGTGACGACTGA